In one Notolabrus celidotus isolate fNotCel1 chromosome 1, fNotCel1.pri, whole genome shotgun sequence genomic region, the following are encoded:
- the LOC117820620 gene encoding troponin I, slow skeletal muscle-like encodes MPEKAPERKSKISASRKLMLKSLMVAKAKEELEQEFEEKEEQKAKYLEEKSPPVQTSCMSLSELQTLCEELNAKIDVVDEERYDIEAKVMHNNREIKDLNIKVLDLRGKFKRPNLRRVRVSADAILHSLLGSKHKVSLDLRANLKSVKKEDTEKEKTAEVSDWRKNVEAMSGMEGRKKMFDAAKGQTQ; translated from the exons ATGCCTGAAAAAGC GCCGGAG AGAAAATCTAAAATCTCAGCGTCTCGCAAGCTCATGCTGAAG AGCTTGATGGTCGCCAAGGCCAAAgaggagctggagcaggagtttgaggagaaggaggagcagaaggCAAAGTACCTGGAGGAAAAATCCCCACCTGTACAGACCAGCTGCATGTCCTTATCAGAGCTACAG ACGTTATGCGAAGAGCTGAACGCTAAAATCGACGTGGTGGATGAGGAGCGGTATGATATCGAAGCCAAAGTCATGCACAACAACAGAGAG ATTAAAGACCTGAACATTAAGGTGTTGGACCTGCGAGGGAAGTTCAAAAGGCCTAACCTGAGGAGGGTGAGGGTTTCTGCTGATGCCATCCTGCACTCCCTGCTGGGCTCCAAACACAAAGTCTCCCTGGACCTGAGAGCAAATCTGAAATCAGTCAAGAAGGAGGACACAGAGAAG GAGAAGACGGCGGAGGTGAGCGACTGGAGGAAGAATGTGGAGGCCATGTCAGGGATGGAGGGTCGCAAGAAGATGTTTGATGCAGCAAAGGGCCAAACCCAGTGA